The Salvelinus sp. IW2-2015 linkage group LG15, ASM291031v2, whole genome shotgun sequence genome includes a region encoding these proteins:
- the si:ch211-225b11.4 gene encoding tRNA (32-2'-O)-methyltransferase regulator THADA isoform X1, with amino-acid sequence MVPVQSVEDQMKAVLDCVVTEDKIPTDVSTTLKLFINKLDECSRSNIKRCKERSLEEAGQLLRKIPVKQLQCLEERLLLPLIRLLVAMQMQMFNIASRKLDQMLQHLAEVNRLLVFREIQHCLCTIVGKDQALSIGDLQRACMFLEDSSIGRELWREACPSLIDKVAELFPIILEQEGLRNGPLCYQAVKVCLQVFQLLPGEVAPLVWEKEQGSLAVQSILQSLMDIILGQCSNRDTRLLAGTTVAMLINTVLEGGEGGAAAWSLLQVTHSEPWQLCVGGLQVQCSPRSQDGVDRLAVSRGLLTCCRRGILVSQVDTTGACLLLGGLFPLVSALCEEKLDCHYYVFEVLTLWLKSVKECLAEIWEVTSAPLLPDDSSLRQQLIQVIWDNAESPVEGVSEVVRSAFCLLLEIYEMDCQRFGDTQKNLHISLLHRITKLPWEAKAKYFPLCSLLPYVGTDMVLEQYSELPNHLLKCMSTNHLSPCASELYKCLIQKQRCELCEELAQDAPPLELDLANQWARRWRTTLLEALTSDVTLLQNNSSSHLLPWTLRVFPAAVEPLLAPLDPASPGHLHAWACVMSARRATYGGSPWALESGSALETLRLALGCVDDRVRLAALNLLCCSPKTKEAPTPEELSTMRTFIPQNLNSESSPFRQHLQAGVKRFLVRIRDSCLAHLRGQKGKRDGGVSLTKETEMALDQGVGFVDWLSQLPLSYLAPGHSYQRKKTVLLLLSAVLETCTDTWSPDKKKGQPPVNMASLINWARLRGWWDFFSRSKQLVLIGCLEDSTNEIRELSAGLLVRFFPPSFLEDITPVLFGRAELLLCSPRVPEAQMGALIMKVLLQKSGGQSHVPWLDSRINYVSSGDSKAATLVRYLLKELEQHYLIAKDDMMLAARTKPIHGILTALERCILEVPNTLCDVVDHRVTIEILVLLERITLLLLGVLYGDQDACGDEKDIPPTFCDMGNAITSLIGQVAGEDQGEGDECVLLSEEHSLVLTCCWVSLKEIGIFLGSLVERMLAQAKQTEPFLTLEDLKRASKVFKNILLKCRHWGAVEGCCVGFTRFCACLLSSSDPELRDIPAHMLKQGLEVLQSRCTSVTRRAAGLPMLILCVVSAEEASKARPLLAHSIHTLLDTARSPLPQDWDQTLDLPQVCAVHTLQALVRGSGLGVAVLQFAPAVAILSLTLLSSPCWAMRNAALQLYSSLCSRLLGQRSGGEEGSTQHGMSPPAFFTHYPALQPFLLGELRGAAEDLQGPSGEARLRLHPSLYPVLTLLAKLQRGVQDQTGRTLSDFLIPLLQLAASPIYSVRIMTSKALVAMTPPCQYVSTLLRLTGELPEPQDPSCHNRLHGQLLQIRAILDRGLCTQRPPPDALCDVVDRVESRLWLVTGAQHCPLVRGAYLGVAGLLRGFCSQGFLRQMRDVLLSELHSPHQRLQVGSASFHQNAIHFLCAEPQWACQVWGSFSTESSDLRLSLVSWAAERRRWSGTSMQQVLQTALQANLKEALLDQSVEYSRTYLTTLVAVMTPGADHTLSQEPSPSPPLEGPVLLECVELLLGALEGHRGGPEFLSQALCAASLLLSQSLQTSLFPRWCSLLEVHRVPEAPEALRRSCAGALCLAGAPLLSMALRDHTPLPVFSTRLINTGLYLLQDESQQVRIKAAGFASTLCQARRGGGERSMYLMQVNQALPFLLELLLEECWDSPDALEVLLCHMPQSDLSSVLREAKDTGCASLYEQDEANVFAEPSVMSACLLPYLLQLAEKYPASSVVGERLGVWARENVTDLLENLRVCKDLQPGDTLDPAWLALLMDSSFHGTLCGLWARAAFLLRLLEISDDLRPLCDPESLRKNIQEVHCVLRQNGVQMPAAFTAALTGDLP; translated from the exons ATGGTGCCTGTTCAATCGGTCGAAGATCAGATGAAAGCTGTACTAGACTGTGTGGTCACTGAGGATAAAATACCCACAGATGTCAGCACTACGTTAAAGCTTTTCATTAACAAACTTGATGAGTGCTCAAG GAGCAACATAAAGCGATGCAAAGAGCGTAGTCTGGAGGAGGCAGGCCAGCTGCTGAGGAAGATCCCAGTGAAGCAGCTTCAGTGTTTAGAGGAGAGGCTCCTCTTGCCACTCATCAGGCTACTCGTCGCCATGCAGATGCAGATGTTTAACATCGCCAGTCGCAAATTAGACCAG ATGTTGCAACATCTGGCAGAAGTCAATCGTTTGCTGGTTTTTCGAGAAATCCAACACTGTTTGTGCACTATTGTGGGAAAGGATCAG GCATTATCCATTGGGGACCTCCAGAGAG CTTGCATGTTCCTGGAGGACAGCTCTATTGGTCGTGAGCTGTGGCGAGAGGCCTGCCCTTCCTTGATAGATAAAGTGGCTGAGTTATTCCCTATAATACTGGAGCAGGAGGGTTTGAGAAATGGACCACTGTGTTACCAAGCTGTCAAG GTGTGTTTGCAGGTTTTTCAGCTGTTGCCAGGTGAGGTGGCCCCTCTGGTGtgggagaaggaacaggggagTTTGGCAGTGCAGAGCATCCTACAGTCTCTAATGGACATCATCCTGGGACAG TGCTCCAACAGGGACACCCGTCTCCTGGCTGGCACCACAGTGGCCATGCTGATTAACACCGTactagagggaggggagggaggagcagcTGCCTGGAGTCTGCTACAAGTCACTCACTCAG AGCCCTGGCAGCTGTGTGTGGGTGGTCTCCAGGTGCAGTGCAGCCCCCGCTCGCAGGACGGAGTGGACAGACTGGCCGTGAGCAGGGGTCTGCTGACCTGCTGTAGAAGGGGCATCCTAGTCAGTCAGGTGGACACCACAGGG GCTTGTCTACTCCTGGGTGGTTTGTTTCCTTTGGTTTCTGCTTTGTGTGAGGAGAAGCTTGACTGTCACTACTATGTCTTTGAAG TGTTAACACTGTGGCTGAAGAGTGTTAAGGAGTGTCTAGCTGAGATCTGGGAGGTGACCAGCGCTCCCCTGCTGCCTGATGACTCTAGTCTGAGACAACAACTCATCCAGGTCATCTGGGACAATGCTGAGAGTCCA GTCGAGGGTGTGTCAGAGGTTGTGCGCAGTGCGTTCTGCCTGCTGCTGGAGATCTATGAGATGGACTGCCAGCGTTTTGGAGACACACAGAAGAACCTGCACATTTCCTTACTCCACCGCATAACTAAACTGCCCTGGGAGGCCAAAGCCAAATACTTCCCCCTCTGTTCACTGCTCCCTTATGTTGGCACTGACATG GTGCTGGAGCAGTACTCAGAGCTTCCCAACCATCTCCTGAAGTGCATGTCCACCAATCATCTGTCCCCATGTGCCTCAGAGCTTTACAAGTGTCTGATCCAGAAGCAGAGGTGCGAGCTGTGTGAGGAACTGGCCCAGGATGCTCCTCCCTTGGAGCTGGATCTGGCCAATCAGTGGGCCAGGCGTTGGCGGACCACTCTGCTGGAGGCCTTGACCTCTGACGTGACCCTTCTTCAGAACAACAGCTCCAGCCACTTGCTGCCCTGGACTCTGCGTGTCTTCCCTGCTGCTGTGGAGCCCCTGCTGGCCCCTCTAGACCCTGCCTCTCCAGGGCACCTCCATGCCTGGGCCTGTGTGATGAGTGCCCGCCGAGCCACTTATGGAGGCTCCCCCTGGGCCCTGGAGAGTGGCTCTGCCCTGGAGACCCTCCGTCTTGCCCTGGGATGTGTGGATGATAGAGTCCGCCTGGCCGCCCTCAACCTGCTATGCTGCAGCCCAAAGACCAAAGAGGCCCCGACGCCGGAGGAGCTGTCTACCATGAGGACCTTCATCCCCCAGAACCTCAACAGTGAGTCGTCACCGTTCCGCCAGCACCTTCAGGCGGGGGTGAAGAGGTTTCTGGTCCGGATCCGAGACAGCTGCCTGGCCCACCTCAGAGGACAGAAGGGAAAAAGGGACGGTGGTGTCAGCCTCACAAAGGAGACAGAGATGGCACTTGATCAGGGAGTAG GGTTTGTGGACTGGCTGTCCCAGCTGCCGTTGTCCTATCTGGCACCAGGACACAGCTACCAGAGGAAAAAGACtgtcctgctgctgctgtctgctgTACTAGAGACCTGCACAGACACCTGGAGCCCAGACAAGAAGAAGGGCCAACCCCCAG TTAACATGGCCTCTTTGATCAACTGGGCAAGGCTGAGAGGATGGTGGGATTTCTTCTCTCGATCAAAACAGCTGGTCCTTATTGGCTGTTTAGAGGATTCCACCAATGAG ATTCGGGAGCTCTCTGCAGGGTTACTGGTGAGATTTTTCCCACCTAGTTTTCTGGAGGACATTACTCCTGTGCTGTTCGGCCGAGCAGAACTGCTCCTCTGCAGTCCCCGTGTGCCGGAGGCTCAGATGGGAGCTCTGATCATGAAGGTCCTCCTCCAGAA GTCTGGAGGTCAGTCTCATGTGCCCTGGCTGGACAGCCGTATCAACTACGTCAGTTCTGGGGACTCGAAGGCCGCTACTCTGGTCAGGTATCTACTCAAGGAACTCGAGCAGCATTACCTGATCGCTAAGGATGATATGATGCTTGCTGCAAGGACCAAACCCATACACG GTATTTTGACTGCCCTAGAGAGGTGTATACTAGAGGTACCTAACACCCTGTGTGATGTGGTCGATCACAGAGTGACCATAGAGATCCTGGTTCTCCTGGAGAGGATCACTCTGCTCCTACTGGGTGTGCTGTATGGAGACCAGGATGCCTGCGGTGATGAGAAAG ATATACCCCCAACTTTCTGTGACATGGGGAATGCCATCACCTCTCTGATAGGCCAGGTGGCAGGAGAGGACCagggggagggggatgagtgTGTGCTGCTGTCTGAGGAACACAGTCTGGTCCTCACCTGCTGCTGGGTCTCCCTCAAG GAAATAGGAATCTTTCTAGGTTCTCTGGTGGAGAGAATGCTTGCTCAGGCCAAACAGACAGAGCCCTTTCTAACTTTAGAAGACCTGAAGAGGGCCTCTAAAGTGTTCAAGAACATTCTTCTCAAATGCCGCCACTGG GGGGCAGTAGAGGGCTGCTGTGTGGGCTTTACCAGGTTCTGTGCCTGTCTCCTGAGCAGCAGTGACCCAGAGCTCAGGGATATCCCAGCACACATGCTGAAGCAG GGCCTAGAGGTGCTGCAGTCTCGCTGTACGTCAGTGACCCGGCGGGCGGCAGGGCTTCCCATGCTCATCCTGTGTGTGGTGTCAGCAGAGGAGGCCAGTAAGGCCCGGCCCCTCCTGGCCCACAGCATACACACCCTGCTGGACACAGCCAGGTCCCCTCTGCCCCAGGACTGGGACCAGACACTGGACCTGCCACAG GTGTGTGCGGTCCACACCCTGCAGGCCCTGGTACGAGGCTCTGGGCTGGGGGTGGCTGTGCTGCAGTTTGCCCCAGCTGTGGCCATCCTGTCACTGACCCTCCTCAGCTCCCCCTGCTGGGCCATGAGGAATGCTGCACTGCAGCTCTACA GCTCTCTGTGCTCAAGGTTGCTGGGTCAGCGCTCTGGAGGTGAGGAGGGCTCCACCCAGCATGGCATGTCTCCCCCCGCCTTCTTCACCCACTACCCTGCCCTGCAGCCCTTCCTCCTGGGAGAGTTGAGGGGGGCGGCAGAGGACTTGCAGGGTCCCTCTGGGGAGGCCCGGCTCCGCCTGCACCCCTCCCTCTACCCTGTCCTCACCCTCCTGGCCAAACTCCAGCGAGGGGTCCAAGACCAAACTGG CAGGACTCTGTCAGACTTCCTGATTCCCCTGCTCCAGCTGGCTGCCAGTCCCATCTACAGTGTGAGGATCATGACCTCTAAAGCCTTGGTCGCCATGACGCCCCCCTGCCAATACGTGAGCACCCTTCTCCGGTTGACAGGAGAGCTGCCAGAGCCCCAGGACCCCAGCTGTCACAATCGTCTGCATGGACAGCTACTGCAGATCAGAGCCATCCTGGAYAGGGGTCTATGCACACAACG TCCTCCCCCAGACGCACTGTGTGATGTGGTGGACCGTGTAGAGTCCAGACTGTGGTTGGTGACAGGGGCTCAGCACTGCCCCCTGGTGCGTGGGGCCTACCTGGGTGTGGCAGGCCTGCTGAGGGGGTTCTGCTCTCAGGGGTTCCTCCGTCAGATGAGGGATGTGCTCCTGTCAGAGCTCCACTCACCACACCAAAGGCTCCAG GTTGGGTCCGCCTCCTTCCATCAGAACGCTATCCACTTCCTGTGTGCAGAGCCCCAGTGGGCTTGCCAGGTGTGGGGGAGTTTCTCCACAGAGAGCTCTGACCTGAGGCTGTCGTTGGTCAGTTGGGCGGCTGAGAGGCGGCGATGGAGTGGGACGAGTATGCAACAGGTGCTGCAGACGGCACTGCAG GCCAACCTGAAGGAGGCGCTGTTGGATCAGAGTGTGGAGTATAGCAGGACATATCTGACAACCCTAGTGGCAGTGATGACTCCTGGGGCTGACCATACTCTGTCCCAGGAGccttccccttctccccccctGGAGGGTCCAgtcctgctggagtgtgtggagCTGTTGCTGGGGGCCCTGGAGGGCCACAGAGGGGGGCCAGAGTTCCTATCCCAGGCCCTGTGTGCTGCCAGCCTGCTGCTCTCCCAAAG tcTTCAGACATCTCTGTTCCCTCGGTGGTGCAGTCTGTTGGAGGTCCACCGGGTGCCAGAGGCCCCTGAGGCTCTCAGGAGATCCTGTGCCGGGGCCCTGTGTCTGGCTGGGGCCCCCTTACTGAGCATGGCCCTGAGGGACcacactcctctccctgtcttcaGCACCAG GTTGATCAACACAGGGCTTTACCTGCTGCAGGATGAGAGCCAGCAGGTGAGGATAAAAGCGGCTGGTTTTGCCTCCACACTCTGCCAagccaggagaggaggaggggagaggagcatGTACCTGATGCAGGTCAACCAGGCTCTGCCCTTCCTGCTGGAGCTGCTGCTGGAGGAATGCTGGGATAGTCCTGATGCCCTGGAGGTSTTGCTGTGTCACATGCCCCAGTCTGACCTGAGCTCAGTCCTGAGGGAGGCCAAGGACACTGG GTGTGCCAGTCTTTATGAGCAGGATGAGGCCAACGTATTTGCAGAACCGTCTGTGATGTCAGCATGTCTACTTCCATACCTGCTTCAGCTCGCTGAAAAGTACCCTGCATCCTCAGTGGTGGGAGAACGCCTGGGTGTATGGGCCAGGGAGAATGTTACAGACCTGCTGGAGAACCTCAGGGTCTGTAAAGACCTCCAGCCAG GTGACACCCTGGACCCGGCCTGGTTGGCTCTTCTCATGGATTCTAGTTTCCATGGCACCCTGTGTGGTCTGTGGGCCAGGGCAGCATTCCTCCTGCGGCTCCTAGAAATATCTGATGACCTCCGACCCCTCTGCGATCCCGAGAGTTTACGTAAGAACATCCAGGAAGTTCACTGTGTGCTCCGCCAGAACGGTGTCCAGATGCCCGCTGCCTTTACTGCAGCTCTGACTGGAGACCTGCCTTGA